A window of Acidobacteriota bacterium genomic DNA:
GAACCGCGGGCCTCGTCATTCCGCGCCTGTTGCGGGATGTGAGGCCGGAGTACACGGCCGAGGCGATGCGGGCGCGGATTCAGGGGACCGTCTGGCTGGACGTCGTCGTCCTGCCCACCGGCGAGGTCGGCGACGTCACGGTCAGCAAGTCTCTGGACCAGGTGTTCGGCCTCGACGATCAGGCGATCGCGGCCGCGAAGCAGTGGCTGTTCGCGCCCGGGATGCGCTTCGGCGAGCCGGTCGCGGTGCTCGTCAGCCTGGAGCTTTTCTTCAACCTGCGCTGATGAGCGGCGCGGCGTCGACCCTGGCACTCGGGCGGGTCGGTTGACAGCCGCGCGAGGCGGGCGAATCCCCGGACCCGCGGGCTATCGTCAGCAGGCGAGACGCTCCGTCGTCGGCAGAGAAAGAGAAACGCCCGGACAGGCGCGCAGCCTGCCCGGGCGCTTCGAGAGATCCGACGGGATTGGCGCGAGCTCCTAGTACATCCCGCCCATGCCGCCACCGTGGGGGCCCATGCCGCCGCCGGCCGGCTCCTTCTTCTCCTCGGGAATCTCGGAGACCAGCGCCTCGGTCGTCAGCAGCAGCGAGGCAATCGAGCCGGAATTCTGGAGCGCGGTCCGCACGACCTTCGTCGGGTCGATGACACCCGCCGACACCAGGTTCTCGTACTTCTCGTTCTGGGCGTTGAAACCTTCCTGCTCGTCGCCCGCCTCGCGGACCTTCTGGACGACGATGGAGCCCTCGAACCCGGCGTTCTGGGAGATCCAGCGCATCGGCTCCTCGAGGGCCCGCCGGATGATGTTGACGCCGATCTGCTTGTCGCCGGCGAGATTGACGTCCTCGAGCGCACCGGAGGCGCGGAGCAGTGCGACGCCGCCGCCCGGGACGATGCCCTCCTCGACCGCCGCCTTCGTCGCGTGCATCGCGTCCTCGACGCGCGCCTTCTTCTCCTTCATCTCGGTCTCGGTCGCCGCGCCGACCTTGATGACCGCGACGCCGCCGACGAGCTTGGCCAGGCGTTCCTGCAGCTTCTCGCGGTCGTAGTCGGAGGTCGTCTCCTCGATCTGCGCACGGATCTGCTTGACGCGGCCCTCGATGGCGGCCTGTGTGCCGTCGCCCTCGACGATGGTCGTGTTGTCCTTGTCGATGGTGACCTTCTTGGCCTTGCCGAGGTCCTCGACGCGGATGTTCTCGAGCTTCAGTCCGAGGTCCTCGGTGATCGCCTTGCCGTTGGTCAGGATGGCGATGTCCTCGAGCATGGCCTTGCGGCGGTCGCCGAAGCCGGGGGCCTTGACCGCGGCGCCCTGCAGCGTGCCGCGCAGCTTGTTGACGACGAGGGTCGCGAGCGCCTCGCCCTCGATGTCCTCGGCGATGATGAGCAGCGGCCGGCTCAGGCGCGCCACCTGCTCGAGGAGCGGCAGCAGGTCCTTCATCGAGCTGATCTTCTTCTCGTGGATGAGGATGATCGGGTTCTCGAGGACGCACTCCATCCGCTCGGCGTCGGTCACGAAGTACGGCGAGAGGTAGCCGCGGTCGAACTGCATGCCCTCGACGACCTCGAGCGAGGTCTCGAGGGTGCGGGCCTCCTCCACGGTGATGACGCCGTCCTTGCCGACCTTGTCCATCGCCTCCGCGATGATGGTGCCGATCGTCGCGTCGTTGTTGGCCGAGATGGTGCCGACCTGCGCGATCATGTTGCCGCTGACGCTCTTCGACATCGCCCGCAGCTTGCCGACGACGGTGTCCACCGCGGTCTCGATGCCGCGCTTGATCTCCATCGGGTTCGCGCCGGCCACGACGTTCTTGGCGCCCTCGCGGTAGATGGCCTGGGCGAGCACGGTCGCCGTCGTGGTGCCGTCACCGGCGATGTCCGAGGTCTTGCTCGCGACCTCGCGGACCATCTGCGCGCCCATGTTCTCGAGCGGGTCCTTCAGGTCGATTTCCTTGGCGACGGTGACGCCGTCCTTGGTGATGGTGGGCGAGCCGAACTTCTTGTCGAGGACAACGTTGCGGCCCTTCGGGCCGAGGGTGACCTTGACGGCGTTGGCGAGCTGGTTCACGCCCTCGATGATCTTCTGCCGCGATTCCTGTCCGTAGACGATCTGCTTGGCCATTCTTCTCGAACTCCAATCACTGAAATTGCGGTGGTCGCCGCTAGTCGGTTTCGATGACGCCGAGGATCTCGTCCTCGCGCATGATCAGGAACTCGTCGCCCTCCAGCTTGATCTCCTGGCCGGAGTACTTGCCGAACAGCACCG
This region includes:
- the groL gene encoding chaperonin GroEL, encoding MAKQIVYGQESRQKIIEGVNQLANAVKVTLGPKGRNVVLDKKFGSPTITKDGVTVAKEIDLKDPLENMGAQMVREVASKTSDIAGDGTTTATVLAQAIYREGAKNVVAGANPMEIKRGIETAVDTVVGKLRAMSKSVSGNMIAQVGTISANNDATIGTIIAEAMDKVGKDGVITVEEARTLETSLEVVEGMQFDRGYLSPYFVTDAERMECVLENPIILIHEKKISSMKDLLPLLEQVARLSRPLLIIAEDIEGEALATLVVNKLRGTLQGAAVKAPGFGDRRKAMLEDIAILTNGKAITEDLGLKLENIRVEDLGKAKKVTIDKDNTTIVEGDGTQAAIEGRVKQIRAQIEETTSDYDREKLQERLAKLVGGVAVIKVGAATETEMKEKKARVEDAMHATKAAVEEGIVPGGGVALLRASGALEDVNLAGDKQIGVNIIRRALEEPMRWISQNAGFEGSIVVQKVREAGDEQEGFNAQNEKYENLVSAGVIDPTKVVRTALQNSGSIASLLLTTEALVSEIPEEKKEPAGGGMGPHGGGMGGMY